The sequence below is a genomic window from Candidatus Neomarinimicrobiota bacterium.
GAAATCACCCGAATTCCCGGTGGGTCTGAACTGAGATTCGCCCATACCAATTGGAGGGAGGAGACCGATTTCTTTGCCAGCTGTAGCTATAACTGGGCCTATTACCTATCCAGCCTGAAAGAATATTGCGAGAAGGGCGAAGGGCGACCTTATGACGGAAATTAGTCTGGATGATTCGAATTGTTGTAGATGATATTTACAGTCTGCGCAGTTTCCGCTGGGAAGATAAAGCGCGTCTGGTGGCATTCGCCAACAATGAAAAGGTCGCACGAAATCTTAGGGATGGATTTCCACATCCTTATACGGATGAGACGGCAGAACAGTGGCTGGATACCGCCATTGAACATCTGTCCAATTCAGTTTTTGTGATTGCCCAGAATGATTTGCTTATCGGTGGCACCGGGTATCATCCCCGGGATGATGTCTATCGGTACAGCGCAGAAATCGGGTACTGGTTGGGTGAGCCGTATTGGGGGCAGGATATTGTGACGCGGTGTGTGGGTAAATTGGTGGGCTGGATCTTCACCAACACTGAATGTTTACGCTTATTTGCAGGTGTTTTTTCCAATAATCCCGCTTCCGTCCGGGTATTGGAAAAGAATGGTTTTCGTCTGGAGGGGCGGCTGCGTCAGGCCGTTGTTAAACAGGGAGTGGTTTTAGATGAACTCCGGCATGCGCTGTTGCGGGAGGAGTGGCTAACCCGAA
It includes:
- a CDS encoding GNAT family N-acetyltransferase, encoding MIRIVVDDIYSLRSFRWEDKARLVAFANNEKVARNLRDGFPHPYTDETAEQWLDTAIEHLSNSVFVIAQNDLLIGGTGYHPRDDVYRYSAEIGYWLGEPYWGQDIVTRCVGKLVGWIFTNTECLRLFAGVFSNNPASVRVLEKNGFRLEGRLRQAVVKQGVVLDELRHALLREEWLTRKIN